CCCTAGGGATTGTCTGTGAttatgtaggatagcctgagaactcttagtataagctttcttgcatgttccttgtttggttgcggCTCTAGAGTAGGATTGTATGTtcaggtggctatctcacctctgctACTTATGGTTACGCATTCAATGGAGGTTAATTGGTAGTAGGATTGTGTGCtgtgagaggactagtaggcgggagtgagttgtatgattgttgtttgccTGTATTATGTGCCTGCTTGATCCTTGTTTGTTCATATGTCAAcatatggtggtggtgggttgaggcggtcctactttgtgctatgGACCAAGATACCCAGTGCGGGCCAGCTGTAAGCCGAAGGCACGGAGGCTCTGGTAGAgctgttgggttgaggtggtaggcTAACAAACCATGGGTATTCCAGCCCGATGGCTCAGTGGACCCgatgcatgcttgtatgtttatcgcATGGGGtatttttgggggaaactcactaagatttatactttcaggtatcatcggtgaTTATAGGAAGGCAAAGgcgggactgtacacactcatcaacaacatTGAGGATTCCATGTTTTCTATGATACTCtaatttttaataaatgtaatttggaATAAACGGTTTTCTTAATAATGCATTTATAAATTGGGAAGTTTTTAacttattaaaaatgaaaatttttggttgtgaaaaatgggacgttacagtacgctcagcgtactccacTTGGGTGAAATTACGAAATTGCCATAATGGGCCAATCTAGCAACCTTCCTCAACTCAAGGGTCAAATTTTCAATAATATATAAACATAGGGTTGAAATTGAAATTACCTTGACATCGAGATGTTACACTGCCGTTCAAAAAAAGGGCTTTACTTCTCTGCTAGCGTTGGAGATTTTTTTCATTCCCTGGATTTGATGGGTTAGGGTTATGAAAGTCTTGTATGGCTTGGATGAACACTTTTCTCCTTTGATCCCGAGGAGAGCTTGGTTATGCCCTTGGCACGGATGTTAGCCCATCTTCATGATCGTGGTTTTGATTTTCAGGCAATTTGTCCTATTAGGATATGAGATGGGGTTTTTACTTCCTTTTGGCATGACGTTTGGTTGGGAGATCTACCTCTTGTTGTCTCTTTCTATAGGTTGTTCGCGTTAGATAATCATCGCACATCTTCGGTCATAGATTGTATTTTACTTGGATGGGGTATGGATAATTTTAGACGGTCACCAAGGCGAGGTATTGAGCGGACTCAGTGGGATACTTTCTTTATTTTGATGTGGGATGTTTAGCTTCGTCCTATTCCGGATAGATTGGGGTGGATTCTAGATGTTTCTGACAACTTTTCATTCTCTTCAACCTGCTTCTTTCTCGATAGTGCATACACAGAGGTGCAGAACTACAGAGGTCAAATTtgaacaaaatatatttttattaaataaatattatataatatatattcatttaataaattaaatattacgggttttttggtttttatggTGCAAGTTGACAATATAAAACCGCACCGCATCGAAAATTGcggttttttttcttaaatttaaaaacACACCAATATTTAATGTCTAGTTTCGGTTTTTCGATCTCGGTTGTTCAGTTattttgcggttcggtttttacTCGCCCCTAATATATGTTATGTATAACCATCACATAGCTCCCCATATATCATTCTAGCTTCTACGATCTTCCCTATTGTTGGGATGTTATCATACACTTCCTCCCATGCATGAAGATAAATCGATTTCATATGTTGTTGTTTCTTGTCTCACCCTAGCCTCCATCACTTTCCCTCGTAGATTCACGACATGACTAAGTAGTTTAATACATTTATAGTTGTCGAATCATGTGGTATCtcctatatttttattttttatagatCGATTTCACAGGTACTTACTCTTCACTCTTATGACATATTGCACAACTTTAGGCTAATGTTATAGATGTTCGCTAGCCAGCAcacttcctctctctctctctctctctctctctctctctctctcaactacAAAGTGATAGGATTTTGTTCGGGCCAATGTCTTGGTCCGTCCATGTCCTCGTTAAAGCCTTTTTTGCTTCCTAATTTTTAATATTAATGTGGGGACACTTGCTGTGTGATTGTCGGTGTCCCTATCGTCGACCATATTTCAATTTGCCACCAATCACTGGCAATGTAACATTGTAAAATAAAAACTGAAGGTGGCTACCTCATTTTATCTTAATATCCTAATCCTTCATGAAAACATGTTGTCGGCCTTGATATACCCTATATGCTCAAAAGACTTATTCTCACAATGAGAATGTATATAACCCTATTCTGGTATGGTCTAGCATGAAATGAACTTACATCTTTCACACGGACGAACCCTAATGTGaatgtgatttttatacttttcAATACAATAATAACCGGTTTCAATTGGAAAAACAAATACAATAATTTAAAGATGTCAATCAAAACATTTTATACTAAAGGCAAATTGAACATTAGAAACATAATTCTAACCATTTTCTTTtaacataatatattaaaagattatcaagtttattgaaattaaaattttacttttagcaaataaagttcatatttataaacttttaaTATAGATCGTTTTACTTTGCTCTTAAAAGCTCTTCTTATCTAGTGAGTCCATCCATCTTGAACAATCCTacaaaaaatcaagaaaatagTGACGGGATAAAATCTCATGTTGAATGTTTTTTGAGTCAAATTTATTCATATGTTGTGTTTAATTGAATAATGATGACAAGTTGATTGCCATTTGTCATATCCAATGTTCCAACATTAATTGTCCCATTGTTTCTTGCCTACATTCCAACACCCATTAAGGATCACGAGTTCAAAAATCCACCCTCACTTCATTCTAAGGTAAATactaaataccacataccattttttataacaaaaacaaaattaacCCATGCTATAACTATATAACAACTTGCACCAAATGCATTAGGAGTTGTATGACAAAGGCCTATCAAGAATCAAATTTTACAAAGAGAAGAAACCTTAGTAAGAGACAATAAGTCCTATTCATACCTTGTTGTTTGGTCACCTTCACTGCGGTTTGTTCACGATGAGTCTTTTTGGCCCGGACCACATGTCCATTTACCAGAATGGCGTGTAAACAAGTGAAAGTCGAGTCACTTTCTGTACAGTCAACATTGCACATGGTACAACACTATCTTGTAGagctagtattttttttttttttcacttgaaTGCATAAAGTACAAAAGATTTGTGCATAATTTTCATCTGGGAATTATGGTTGCATGTGGCTTTCTGGTTGCTATAGCTGATTTAGGAATGATTTTTCTAGAAGGGCATGGAGTAACAACATGATGAAATATGAATTAATTGAGTTGATAGATTTGGGTTGATAAAGCATGCTTGGAACGAACTAAATGAAAGGAAACAATGAGTTTGACAAGATAACTCATTCCAACCGAAGAAAACAAATGGTACCCAATAAGATCATACTTTAAACTAGATTGGAAATTTGAGCTCCTATAGATATATATATTTGGCGAAAATAGCTACAAATAGTTTTTGTTTGTGTAGAAATATCTATCAAAATTTGAGTGTCTGACTTTTCTCTTTTACCTATACATGTATGAAAGCGTGAATAGGTCTTTTTCATCGCTATTTTACATACACATGATTTTCGTTTCCCACCTCTAAACTTTATTATCAAATGATCAATGGCATAGCGATAAGGAGTGATTCTCTCATAAGAGAGGTCATGAGTTCAAGTCTCAGTGGAGGCATAGGTGGTTATTTAGGAATAGGTTAGTTAAGtttgccgtttcaaaaaaaaattctctaAATTTTATTTGCTTTTGTATTCCTTTCCTCTAAATTAATTTTAATGTAACAATTTTCATCCTAATAATTTTTAAGTTAAATGATTAATATCTTATAAATTATGATTTTAGTCCCTTACTGTACTTTAAACTTATGTTTTTGGTCTTTTGCATAATTTATTTATACTTTTGGTTTTTATTAATATTACATTTGctattataagttttaaattaATTGTCATTTGTGTATTATGCGAATCAAAATGAGCTTTCAACTCTTGCTTTTGTCATTTATACATAATTGTGTTGATCGaaactttattttatattttcaaattcTCCACTAGGatcattaataaaaaaatattttttttttgttgaaaaaggTAAATACTCATAGTGTGCAGTACAAAGGTTGGGTACATAAGAGTACAATAAAGACATAGAGAGAATCGAAGTTAGGGTAGACGAGAGTGAATTCAATCGAAAGTAAGTGTTTGATTCtagatgtttttgtttatatatatatatatatatatatatatatatatatatatatatatatatatatatatatatatatatatatatatatatatatatatatatatatatatatatatatatatatatatatatatatatatattggtgttCACAAAGCGATTTAAAGTGAAAACCATGAACCACACAAAATAGGCGGTTTGACATATCTACAAACCGCACTGCGAGAGTTCTAAACCGTGTTTTACGGTGCGGTTTGATACATACGGTTTGTGCGGTTTTTATTTGGTTTGTGGGGTTTGATAAACCTCCTAAAATTTTCTATATTTCCTAAAATCAATCTAGCAAATTTAAAATCAATTTACAAAACATCTTCGATCAAACACATATTTTGTTGAAAACATACACACTTGTTACAAACTTACTTATACACAATCATCCTCATGCTATATCTTACTTATCAGTATCATATGCCGCCTAATTTTTTGATTAATCAACATTAAATTGGAATCTTATCGAAAGCCTTTCCTATCCAAATCCCTCTCAAAATTATAAGCAAAATGTTGCGGTTTTAttacaaaatttaaaaataaaattcttTTAATGTTTGAATATGTTATATATACAAAGACTCCGGTTCGTTATTGTAAAACCTGATATATTAAACAAGAAATTATATTATGAACATAATAATCTCAACCCAATCAATTTCAAAAACCGCAAGAACTGATCATTAAACTTTTACTATAACATAACAATAAATTGAGATTATTGCTTAATAAAGGGAATTCGGTAGTACAAcacaacatttcaacataaaatagCTGAGACACACTTTGAAGTTGGCAATGGTATGTAAAATAAAAACACGCATAATAAAAGATTTAATATCTTCAAGTCAATACTAAGATGCATCAATTCCTTGTTGATATATATGATACGAAGACAAATCACTTTCTTGTAACCATTAAGATCGTCTCCATAACATGTATGTGCATGGTCTAAAACCTTTACACTAAAAACCTTTGTTTTTGAACTAGAAAGATCGGTTCTCAAAGAATGCATTTTCAGTTTAATTGGTACTAATTAAGTTCTTGGGAATTTTGACAAAGGAATAAACCTGAGAAACAAAGTGCTTTTGAATATGCCATTTACATGAATATGAAAACCATATTGGTGTAAAAAGAAATAAATTATTTCCAATTAACGATTAGATTTCGTATTTGTGAGAAAAATGGATCTTATACGATAGTCATTATAGTTAAACTGTCTCTAATGTACGGTAACCATTAACAAAACTTTTAatgttaataaaaaaattaatcatttaAAACCATCTCTATTTGGAAGTTTACAAGTTGAAAGTCCATAGTAATTGTTTCATAACATTTCCAATGTCATTTAACCGCAAGTCGCTCCAGCACTTAGTTACCTTCATAAGTTTATTATTGTAAAATGTAGTATATGATCTATATTTTTCAAAATGAACCGAATcatattcattttaaaatagATCTATGTAGAATTTAGAACAACATATTAGAAGTCCATAGCACATTAGGAACCAAATCTTGTAACATCTGCTTTTTTTAAAATCCAACTGACAAATGCATATGGACCATGTCATCATGTAAAGAGTTGGTTTTGTATATCTCGATGTGGATCATATAAAGTTTATAAACACACACTTTATATAGTCCAGTTTGATATTTAGGAATCGTATTTTCTATAGTTGAAATCAAACCAAATGCTTAAAATCTAGCTAAGTATGTCTCATaagaacaaatttttttttacGAACCAATTTCTATAGAatataattctattttttttaaatttttctaaAACCGATTTATATTGGGGGTTCGTACGACAAGATTGGACGCCTTTCCATTTTTTGTATAATGGAGTTCAACTTTGAACATAGTGTTTGGAGAAGAGAGGAGATACCACAACATACACACACAAATATTTAATACTTTCATCGACCATTTTATTTCTTagttaaataatcaaatattactAATCATAAACATTGGTATGCCAGTAATTGATCGTGGCACCCGAAAATCAATATCTATGTTGATTTGTTCATTCCGGTTGCATCCTTCACTGCCTCAGTTGCGTCTGATGCCTTCATCTGCATTTGTGCACCAGcctacaatatttttttacatattaattaaaaaaaatactaatcataacataaaatatttaattaagacaTTCATTTATTTTTTCTTCTAATGATCATTTTATGGGttgtaaaaataataaaaatcgaaCCTCTTGCACCGATTCTTTGGCGGATTGGGCAGCTGCACCAGCTTTATCCATAAGTTGGTTGCCTTTCTCCTGATAACATAGTTATAACAAAATACAAtcaaatattatattataatatgaaTTCGAAAAGGTTATAAATTCAAATATTCATAATGAAACAATAAAGAAAAGGATGAGTAACCTGGGCTTGGCCTTTGGCCTCACCAGCTTGAAAACCAGCGCTCTGTGAGTTGTTCATTTTGTTTGTGGGAGTGGTGTTTGTTTATATGAATATACGATGAAAACAAGAAGGAAGAGATTGTGTTTGATGAGAGATACAAAGAAGAGATGGAAGTATTTATAGTGTTTTGATCTTGATACAAAAATGGTGACATGTGTAGTATTCACCGTAAGTTTTTGTTATGATTTGCATGTTTTTTGGGCGTTTGAATTGGAAGGGAAGAAGACCACAACTTTAAAATAGTTTTTCTTTTTATATGATAAATTAGTGGACAACATTTATGAAATGAGATCAGTCGGAAAATTAGGAGCATGTGTAGGTATTTTTGTTATTTGaagaataatttattaaattgtggaatataaaattaatttattaattggtGGAAAAATATATCTAGAAAAGTATAATTTAAACACTAAATTTAATAATCCAGCATAAAAGAATATAAAGACTATTGGAAACACATTAACCAAATTAAAACCACATTCCATAGAACAATTGTAGATTAAATGTAAGATAATTGTTGTGTACaaattattttcttaaattatTTCCTTAAGGTTTGATTTTCAGTAGTCATTAAGGTCCTGATTTTTTAATTAAGGTCCTGATTTGTTAAATAAAGGTCCTGATTTGTTAGAGATTGAACATGAGGTTGATAAAATGACAAAGAAAACCCATGATCACATGCATCTCACATGAAGCAATATAGGGATCAAATACAAATATACCGACTAGTTtagtcttgattttttttttttttaactaaacaTTCATATGAAAGAAGTCGTTTCCGGTGAAAGTTGTAATTTATTCTAAGAAATATTTAATTTCAACTTTTTTATCAGGCCTGATCATATATGAGTCATACTTTGCTAGGACATTTTAAGTCTAGTTCATTATTTACTTAAGAATGGTCTGGAAGCCATTACatgaaattttttttattgagAACAAAGAAATCTGTGGCAAGATGAGTTgcacaaaaaaaattaatattcaaGTTAGTTTTTCCCTTTTTATAGCTACTTTTCTTATTTTATGTGCTATGAAATTTGACATGACTTAATTTCATATGAATGAATTAAACTTACTTTTGTAAAAACTTGAATTTCAATATATATACCTTATAACAAATGACATTTGACCCATCTTTTTTTAATATCCAATATAACTTCGAAAATTATTTTGTCCTTAACTTGATCGATTTATAGCACAATGTCTATAAATAGAAATTAAGGTAAAATCTAGGGCGAGAAGTTATTTTTAGGATTGATATCACAAAAGTCAccaaaatttaaatgaaaatttgtttttagCTCTGCATTATTTTTCGTCACAAAATGAAAACTGTGTTTTCAATTTTTTACATTTCTGACCATTTGACCGTTCTACCTGGTTGTCTTGTCTACTGACGTCATATTATGGCGTGTCAGTTTGGATGACTTGACATGATGATACTGCATcatgacgtgtcaaaattgaaaaaaaaataaatacacaaaagacattaaattttcagttttttcaattttaaaactaAGGGGCCGTTTGATGGTTACTGGTTAGAGCTGACTGGGTTAAAAGTTGACAGAGTTAAAAGTTCTAACTAAGTTAACTTCTGACTCAAACTTGCTGTTTGATTTTGTATCTGATTGACTATacaaaatgactatattaccctcaaataacattttttataataattcttttatgatttatcaattaatttataacattacattttttataaaaacattcaaaatgatcaaaatgatGTAATTTACAAAATGACGTAGTCGATAGAGACTAAAAGCACCATTGTTGTAGTTTACTCAAAAAAAATTGAACATAGTTAAAAGAGAACATAATCATTTAAATCCAATAAAGACTAAAagcaaaataaaattaaagtagTAAACCATCAGCATGGCTAGCATTACAATTGAAAAAATCTCGTTCAATCACATAACTAATGTACCATTAGTGTAGTTTACTCAAAACAAAATTCACTTCTCGATTAAAAGATGAAGTTGTATCAATTAATCTCATTCTTATCCAAATTCTCATCTTCTAAATCCACAAATTTCTTCCTCTTTAACCAAGAATCATGACCATCACATAAATGTCTAGTAAGAGTTGCAGAATCAAAAACACAAGTGAAATTGTTTAAGAGATGGTAAGATAAGAGAAAACCATACTAGGAAGAATAACATCAAGGGAGGTTTCTATTTATTATATTCACTTGGGTTTTTTGTCAAACAGGTTATGTGCAACACTAAAATTACATTCAATAAGACAGAATGGTGTGGTTCCATCAGCCAAAAATCCTCAAACTCAATCAAAATAATTATGCTCTTCGATAGCGATTTCATGTTACAGTGACCATAGAAAACCTTTCATATTACAATCACCAAAATAGAGTTATTAAGTTGATATTACAGTGACCAAAATAGACTTTAGAAAACATTGATTGAAGAAAAAAGTTTTCTCGTCTCAACTTCATATCAAAATCGATTTTAGAGACCAAAAAGATTTTAACTTCATAGAaaataaggaaaataaaatttgattttagagACCTTACGTGAGGAAGAAGTCTATCTTGGGAATGGAGGAAGTCGACCGACTGCTTGAGAAAGAAAAAATTGATTAcacaacagaaaaaaaaaaaaaaaaaaaaaaaaaaaaaaaaaaaaaaaaaaaaaaaaaggaagaagaGGTTACGGGGGGCTTTCCAGTCAGCCACATATTTGGAACGGACGAGTAAGCTCCTTGGATCAATCATGCTTACCGAGTCAGTAGAATTCTGGATTTGTTAAATAGCTAACTGCTGACCGAGTAAGCAGTCAGCTCTTACTAGATCCGCTAAGTCCAAAATAAACAGTCCCTAAGGTTATTTTTTATATCAATTTTCACATTCTATTCTTTTATTCCAAACCGAACattattttttccaattttgttaatttttaaccatttttcatttaaaatcgtgtgtgtgtatatatatgcatttgaaaccgtataaatatatttttacatttacaaactatatttttctataaatacAAGATTTTTTACATCCAAACCATAATGTTATGGTCATGAGAACACAAAGGTCGGGGGTCGCTTTAATCATCAAACGACCGTTCGTTGTATATATTCATGATTTTTGGTTCTTTTAGATATACTTCTTTATTTGTTGAAAAAAATTATAACATCATAATGCATGGAAAATACGGTTCTAAAATAATTTATACATATTTAATTTGTCATCTATAAAACTAGTgtatttaatttaatttcttCCATTCACTAGAAATATTTATCAAAATTAGTTGTATGCTTTTAAAAgatgtaaattatatatatatatatatatatatatatatatatatatatatatatatatatatatatatatatatatatatatataagtttctaAGTACAAGTTACTATTCATTAAACCGGAAGGTATGGGTGGGGAGTTTCCCTTATCTTTTGTGGGCCACAACATCATTTCTCTCACTTTCCTTTCTCTCACGTCAAACCCAAGGAATGGGTGAGAAGCTTCCCTcactattttgttttttttaaataaaattaattggttttataatttataattttaaattaaaaataaccaaaattttaattaaaaagaaaatgcatttcattaattaaaataaaaattacaataaacctaaaattttaaaaagtagaaaattaaaaaaaaacacacacacacacaaacaaaccAACAATGACCtatggaaaatatttttttaaaatcttttcacTCTTCTTCATCACGAGCTCGAGAGCCGGTCCCGAGAGATGGTCGGTGTTTTCCATCAAGAACTTAATATCCTCAATTTCTTGTCTGTCAGACCGCTCATTTTTTcttgcttcttctttttctttgtcgAATGTCAAACGTTTGGAGAAATTAAGATTATATCGATCAAACGACGTTGTTATTTTTCGCATTTCGTCAAGGTCCATGCTGAAATCCGATGCATCTGAAGAAGTCCCTTTTTGCTTCCTCTTTGCTTTGTCCCTACCCATTGGTCGGACAATTTCTTCTAGCTCGAGTTCGTCCTCCTGAATTAAATCTAAACCGACCCGAGCATCGGAGGAAGTTGTGTAACCACTAGAACTCGTT
The genomic region above belongs to Lactuca sativa cultivar Salinas chromosome 4, Lsat_Salinas_v11, whole genome shotgun sequence and contains:
- the LOC111896865 gene encoding stress-induced protein KIN2 — protein: MNNSQSAGFQAGEAKGQAQEKGNQLMDKAGAAAQSAKESVQEAGAQMQMKASDATEAVKDATGMNKST